One Bacillus sp. 1780r2a1 DNA segment encodes these proteins:
- a CDS encoding class D sortase, giving the protein MKPRSSKGKISRKKRLIFLSITVGVLCFGLWFTTTNAYKFAKGYFAYKTGAVEPQVTEPTEAKTEQPLTKESSNSVKQIKKSDASYPSQPKIGDLMGELEIPKLNATLPIYHGTNEDELEKGVGHFADSVLPGESDNSVLSGHRDTVFRKLGEVGEGDLLLVHTAAGSFTYRVNKVRIVDADDRTVIVPKPRATLTVSTCYPFNFIGSAPERYILVAHLISSETT; this is encoded by the coding sequence ATGAAACCAAGAAGTTCAAAAGGAAAAATCAGTCGCAAAAAGCGATTGATTTTTCTTTCCATTACTGTAGGAGTGCTTTGTTTTGGCCTATGGTTCACAACTACTAACGCTTATAAATTTGCCAAAGGATACTTTGCTTATAAAACAGGAGCTGTTGAACCGCAAGTAACAGAGCCAACTGAAGCAAAAACAGAACAGCCTCTAACGAAAGAAAGCAGTAATTCAGTAAAGCAAATAAAAAAAAGCGATGCATCCTATCCTTCACAGCCTAAAATAGGAGACTTGATGGGTGAACTAGAAATTCCTAAGCTAAATGCCACTCTTCCCATTTATCATGGTACTAACGAAGATGAGCTAGAAAAAGGCGTTGGTCATTTTGCAGACAGCGTGTTGCCTGGAGAAAGCGATAATTCCGTGTTGTCGGGCCACCGTGATACTGTCTTTCGAAAACTAGGTGAAGTGGGTGAAGGAGACTTGTTATTAGTTCATACAGCGGCTGGTTCATTTACCTACCGAGTTAATAAAGTGCGAATTGTCGATGCCGATGACCGTACGGTAATTGTTCCTAAGCCCCGAGCCACACTAACGGTCAGCACTTGCTACCCTTTTAACTTTATAGGCTCTGCGCCAGAACGCTACATCTTAGTAGCACATCTTATTTCATCAGAAACCACATAA
- a CDS encoding sulfite exporter TauE/SafE family protein produces the protein MDVQLLLTVFALGFLGSFLAGMLGIGGSVILYPVLLFVPPLIGVGAFTAHEVAGIGAVQSLFASISGTLAYKKGGFLHKSLIIYMGTSVLLGSLIGSTLSNSFSEDVINLIYGVMATIAAILMFAPKGPTKGEYEMDVWFSKKLAVPLSLSVGICGGIVGAGGAFLLVPIMITILKIPVRVTIASSLAVTFLSSIGTTFGKVATGQVLLLPALMIIGASLLAAPVGAFVGQKTKVSSLQVVLAIVITATSLKIWFDLLKKSISLH, from the coding sequence ATGGACGTACAATTATTACTGACAGTATTTGCATTAGGATTTTTAGGCTCATTTTTAGCGGGTATGCTTGGCATTGGAGGCTCAGTTATTTTATATCCAGTTTTACTTTTTGTACCACCTCTTATTGGAGTAGGGGCATTTACAGCGCATGAGGTAGCGGGAATCGGAGCAGTACAGTCTTTATTTGCATCAATTTCTGGAACGCTTGCCTATAAAAAAGGCGGCTTTTTACATAAATCACTTATCATTTATATGGGAACGAGCGTATTGCTTGGAAGCCTCATCGGTTCAACTCTGTCTAATTCATTTTCAGAAGATGTCATTAATTTAATTTATGGAGTAATGGCTACGATTGCAGCAATCCTTATGTTTGCACCTAAGGGGCCAACAAAAGGAGAGTACGAAATGGACGTCTGGTTTTCAAAAAAACTAGCTGTCCCACTTTCTCTATCCGTAGGTATATGTGGAGGGATTGTGGGAGCAGGTGGTGCTTTTCTGCTTGTTCCAATTATGATTACCATATTAAAAATACCAGTAAGAGTGACAATTGCTAGTTCGTTAGCAGTAACCTTTTTATCTTCCATTGGGACAACCTTCGGAAAAGTGGCTACGGGACAAGTTTTATTACTACCTGCACTGATGATTATTGGTGCAAGCTTATTAGCAGCGCCAGTCGGAGCTTTTGTTGGTCAAAAGACAAAAGTGAGTTCGCTCCAAGTCGTTTTAGCGATAGTTATTACCGCAACTTCGTTAAAAATTTGGTTTGATTTACTTAAAAAATCAATTTCTCTTCATTGA
- a CDS encoding GNAT family N-acetyltransferase has product MFEYKIDNEISLQLIEPSDAFPLLSLVNESRPYLREWLPWVDSMRSISDYDDLIPEWRTQYYNNQGFQAIIRYYDEIAGMVGFHAINWGNKSTSLGYWIGEQFQGKGIMTRAVQGCLTYAFDTLKLHRVEIRCGVDNYKSRAVPTRLGFTEEGICRDGEYLYDHYHDLVIYGLLQHEWKKLNSKETTL; this is encoded by the coding sequence ATGTTCGAGTATAAAATTGATAATGAGATTAGTTTACAGTTAATTGAGCCAAGTGATGCATTTCCACTTTTATCTCTTGTAAATGAATCACGACCTTACCTGCGAGAGTGGTTACCCTGGGTTGACAGCATGAGAAGCATCTCCGACTATGACGATTTAATTCCCGAATGGCGAACTCAATATTATAACAATCAAGGTTTTCAAGCAATTATTCGCTACTATGATGAAATTGCTGGCATGGTTGGATTTCATGCAATTAACTGGGGGAATAAAAGCACGAGCCTCGGCTATTGGATTGGTGAACAATTTCAAGGAAAAGGCATTATGACTAGAGCTGTACAAGGTTGCCTTACTTATGCCTTTGATACGCTGAAACTTCACCGTGTCGAAATTCGCTGTGGCGTTGATAACTACAAAAGCCGTGCCGTTCCCACACGATTAGGCTTTACCGAAGAAGGTATTTGCCGTGATGGAGAGTATTTATATGACCATTACCATGACCTTGTGATTTATGGACTTCTTCAGCATGAATGGAAGAAGCTAAATTCAAAAGAAACAACATTATAA
- a CDS encoding GTP pyrophosphokinase family protein, which produces MKMNHSVDVTQLKTMKQTLTRFMMAYKFALDEMSTKINVLKQEFEYVHDYNPIEHIKTRLKSPESILKKVYRKNGELSLDWIKENLKDIAGIRVTCSFISDIYKLRDMIQSQKDIKIVECKDYIENPKTNGYQSLHLIIEIPVFMSDRQENVFIELQIRSIAMDFWASLEHKIYYKYNKKVPKQLIDELKEAAVTAAELDRKMEKLHEEINYLKLVDGEQEEANELEINHVKFPLPEELLKLVINNKKEG; this is translated from the coding sequence ATGAAGATGAATCATTCCGTTGATGTAACACAATTAAAGACAATGAAGCAAACATTAACAAGATTTATGATGGCTTATAAGTTTGCTTTAGATGAAATGAGCACGAAAATCAATGTATTAAAACAAGAATTTGAATATGTACATGATTACAATCCAATTGAACATATTAAAACCCGTTTAAAATCGCCCGAAAGCATTCTAAAAAAAGTGTATCGAAAGAACGGAGAGTTATCTTTAGATTGGATTAAAGAAAATTTAAAAGATATTGCAGGCATTCGAGTAACGTGTTCTTTTATCTCTGATATATATAAGCTTCGCGATATGATTCAAAGTCAAAAAGATATTAAAATCGTTGAATGTAAGGATTACATAGAAAACCCAAAAACAAATGGATATCAAAGCCTGCATCTTATTATCGAAATCCCGGTCTTTATGTCCGATAGGCAAGAAAATGTATTTATCGAGCTTCAAATCCGTTCTATTGCTATGGACTTCTGGGCCAGCCTTGAACATAAAATTTACTATAAATATAATAAAAAGGTTCCAAAGCAGCTGATAGATGAATTAAAAGAAGCGGCAGTTACAGCAGCAGAATTAGATCGTAAAATGGAAAAGCTTCATGAAGAAATCAATTACTTAAAGCTTGTAGATGGTGAACAAGAAGAAGCAAATGAGCTTGAGATTAATCACGTCAAATTTCCTTTACCAGAAGAATTACTAAAGCTTGTAATAAACAATAAAAAAGAAGGTTGA
- a CDS encoding YitT family protein, which produces MNRVKQWVWITVGCFFVAAGIQFLTASSLVIGGTAGLGIVLEQLSNISFGMLFFIINLPFYFMAITQIGLQFTIRSFISVSLMSIMSDILASMLSFQLPHPLLSAITAGIIIGIGLIILFRNGSSLGGINMLCVFLDKRFGVNPGKTMLITDLFIVGSATAVFGVIQVLYSLLAIFIMTGLLGRYHKRSAIERNHKQESTEEQQTVSVL; this is translated from the coding sequence ATGAACAGGGTGAAACAATGGGTATGGATTACAGTTGGATGCTTTTTCGTTGCAGCTGGCATTCAATTTTTAACTGCTTCAAGCCTCGTTATTGGCGGAACAGCAGGATTGGGGATTGTACTTGAACAATTAAGTAACATTTCATTTGGCATGCTTTTCTTTATTATTAACCTACCATTTTATTTCATGGCCATTACTCAAATTGGTTTGCAGTTTACAATCCGAAGCTTCATAAGCGTTAGCTTAATGTCTATTATGTCAGATATTCTTGCAAGCATGTTGTCATTTCAGCTACCTCATCCACTACTCTCTGCAATTACAGCAGGTATTATCATTGGAATTGGGCTTATTATTTTGTTCCGAAACGGCTCTTCACTTGGTGGTATTAATATGCTTTGCGTTTTTTTAGACAAAAGGTTTGGAGTGAATCCTGGAAAAACGATGCTTATTACGGATCTTTTTATTGTCGGATCAGCAACTGCCGTATTTGGAGTCATTCAGGTGCTTTATTCTCTATTAGCAATTTTCATTATGACAGGGTTACTTGGTCGTTACCATAAACGCTCAGCTATTGAGCGTAATCACAAACAAGAAAGTACAGAGGAACAGCAAACGGTGTCTGTTCTTTAA
- a CDS encoding IS3 family transposase (programmed frameshift): MGTRVSYPVELKLKAIEMRLAGVPVKEVLSQLNIRNPTQLKTWMKWYQTGNVHRLEQPVGKQYAYGKGPDFESETAKLEAENRQLKQQIEIFKKVQGIGKEVVPEIAVNLVEELKEQIPIYQICFHLGIPRSTYYRWKQHSQQDTRKKWMEQQVGEQCRAHKFRYGYRKITAVLKRTMKINHKFVQRTMQKYGWQCRVKRKKRQRTGQPYQVAENVLNRDFQAERPLQKLVTDITYLPFGPKPLYLSSIQDLFNGEIIAYSIGDCQNVAFVLDTLNQLPSLPEGCTLHSDQGSVYTSYAYQQTIKEKGIIMSMSRKGTPADNASIESFHSSLKSETFYLDELTYTTTTIVEQTVKSYITYYNHARIQTKLNNQSPVQYRKLVV, encoded by the exons ATGGGAACAAGAGTCAGTTATCCAGTCGAACTAAAGTTAAAGGCAATTGAAATGAGATTAGCCGGTGTACCTGTAAAAGAAGTCTTATCACAACTAAACATTCGAAATCCTACCCAATTAAAAACGTGGATGAAGTGGTATCAAACTGGGAATGTACACCGGTTGGAACAGCCAGTAGGCAAGCAATATGCCTATGGAAAAGGTCCTGATTTTGAAAGCGAGACAGCGAAGTTAGAGGCTGAGAACCGACAGTTAAAGCAACAAATCGAGATTT TTAAAAAAGTACAAGGAATTGGAAAGGAAGTGGTACCAGAAATCGCAGTGAACCTAGTGGAAGAGTTAAAAGAACAAATCCCTATTTATCAAATCTGTTTCCATCTTGGTATTCCCCGATCCACTTACTACCGTTGGAAGCAGCATAGTCAACAGGATACACGAAAGAAATGGATGGAACAGCAAGTGGGTGAACAATGTCGTGCACACAAGTTTCGATATGGCTATCGAAAAATCACAGCTGTACTCAAGCGAACCATGAAGATTAACCACAAGTTTGTGCAGCGTACCATGCAGAAATACGGTTGGCAATGTCGTGTTAAACGAAAGAAACGGCAGCGAACAGGGCAACCTTATCAGGTTGCAGAGAATGTATTAAATCGTGACTTTCAAGCTGAACGCCCTCTCCAAAAGCTCGTGACCGATATTACGTACTTGCCTTTTGGGCCGAAACCATTGTATCTTTCAAGTATTCAAGATTTATTTAACGGAGAGATTATTGCGTATTCCATAGGTGATTGTCAAAATGTCGCGTTTGTTTTAGACACGCTTAACCAACTCCCTTCTCTACCGGAAGGGTGCACGTTGCATAGTGATCAAGGCTCTGTGTACACATCGTATGCTTATCAACAAACAATTAAAGAGAAAGGCATTATCATGAGTATGTCCCGAAAAGGGACGCCCGCAGATAATGCCTCAATTGAATCGTTTCATTCCTCACTAAAGTCTGAAACGTTCTACCTTGACGAGTTGACATACACTACGACTACCATCGTAGAGCAAACCGTCAAAAGCTATATTACGTATTATAACCATGCCCGTATTCAAACAAAATTAAACAACCAGTCTCCTGTACAATACAGAAAACTGGTTGTTTAA
- a CDS encoding NADP-dependent oxidoreductase, with amino-acid sequence MNEQIIFAKRPAGMPEADTFQFEEIPMPEAKEGEVVVQTLYLSVDPYMRGRMNDQKSYVPPFQVGEPFVGGIVGRVIQTKSSSYKQGDIVTGLLPWQRYTVVLDDHIQKIDPELAPVSTALGVLGMPGLTAYFGLLDIGQPKAGETVVVSGAAGAVGMIVGQIAKIKGARVVGIAGAEEKIAYLKGELGFDAVINYKTDNVKEALKEACPNGVDVYFENVGGEISDVVAGLLNKHARIPLCGQISLYNLEKPDVGPRIQTQLLINSALMKGFIVADYADRFQEGIQQLGEWVQQGKLKYRENIVEGFENVPEAFLGLFSGANLGKQLVKVAE; translated from the coding sequence ATGAATGAACAAATTATCTTTGCCAAAAGACCAGCTGGAATGCCAGAAGCAGATACATTTCAATTTGAAGAAATTCCTATGCCAGAAGCAAAAGAAGGAGAGGTAGTTGTTCAAACTCTTTATTTGTCAGTGGATCCTTATATGCGCGGACGAATGAATGACCAAAAGTCTTACGTACCCCCATTTCAAGTTGGTGAACCTTTTGTCGGTGGAATTGTTGGACGAGTTATTCAAACAAAGTCAAGCTCATATAAGCAAGGGGATATTGTAACAGGGTTACTACCATGGCAGCGTTATACGGTCGTGTTAGATGATCATATACAAAAAATAGACCCTGAACTGGCTCCGGTTTCAACGGCACTAGGAGTATTAGGGATGCCAGGTCTAACTGCTTATTTCGGACTTTTAGATATTGGTCAGCCAAAAGCTGGCGAAACGGTAGTTGTTTCCGGCGCAGCAGGAGCAGTTGGAATGATTGTAGGTCAAATCGCAAAAATAAAAGGCGCACGCGTAGTTGGAATTGCAGGTGCTGAAGAAAAAATTGCTTATTTAAAAGGCGAACTTGGCTTTGATGCAGTTATTAACTACAAAACAGATAACGTAAAAGAGGCTTTAAAAGAAGCATGTCCAAACGGAGTAGACGTATATTTTGAGAACGTTGGTGGCGAAATTTCAGATGTGGTTGCAGGGCTTCTAAATAAGCATGCACGTATCCCACTATGTGGACAAATTTCTCTTTATAATTTAGAAAAACCGGATGTTGGTCCTCGTATTCAAACACAGCTTTTAATTAACAGTGCTTTAATGAAAGGGTTTATTGTGGCTGATTACGCAGATCGCTTTCAAGAGGGAATTCAACAGTTAGGGGAATGGGTGCAGCAAGGAAAGCTCAAGTATCGTGAAAATATTGTAGAAGGATTTGAAAACGTTCCAGAAGCATTTTTAGGATTGTTTAGTGGTGCAAACCTAGGAAAGCAGCTTGTAAAAGTAGCCGAGTAA
- a CDS encoding GyrI-like domain-containing protein, whose product MQGQIVYKEGFSVVGVAQKRSKLNKRDDEIVRALWEQMEQNQSTIPHRTHDYIMTGICLPPCENDYFYIAGIEVNDSTTIPKGMNVHTFPAYTYIQYEHKGTFKSLDKTYEMIQKNWLSQSGYQAIPGPTLEIVDTSTHFNVDNDIVIKIYIPIKIGQ is encoded by the coding sequence ATGCAAGGTCAAATCGTTTATAAAGAAGGATTTTCAGTAGTTGGTGTTGCTCAAAAAAGATCTAAACTCAATAAAAGAGATGACGAGATAGTAAGAGCTCTTTGGGAGCAGATGGAACAGAATCAAAGTACCATTCCTCATCGAACGCATGATTATATCATGACAGGGATTTGTCTCCCTCCATGTGAAAATGACTACTTTTATATCGCTGGTATAGAAGTAAACGATTCAACCACTATCCCAAAAGGAATGAATGTTCACACGTTTCCCGCTTATACATATATACAATATGAGCACAAAGGAACATTTAAAAGCCTTGATAAAACTTACGAAATGATTCAAAAAAATTGGCTCTCTCAATCAGGATATCAAGCAATTCCTGGACCGACTTTAGAAATAGTTGATACATCTACACACTTTAACGTAGATAACGATATTGTAATAAAGATTTATATTCCTATAAAAATTGGTCAATAA
- a CDS encoding FusB/FusC family EF-G-binding protein — MEAFINHHQYNLIREQVKLISDSYAKSNSHDVTSAIKALAAERVFNQFEELTPLQKDILSPISMLSDSKEGELLLNHLSSLIIPFPQMSETTIKKLFKKIKKLKVPATIKDNLNFCSYIGWNDYGANKKYLIVEHHGKLIGVAGEFNRIQDKGVCTICHRISDVGLFMNQKKASSDGTFTKRGNYICQDSEWCNNHLTNRDKLTEFIEWLY, encoded by the coding sequence ATGGAAGCATTTATTAATCATCATCAATACAACCTTATACGTGAGCAAGTAAAGTTAATCTCTGACAGTTATGCGAAATCTAATAGTCACGACGTAACAAGTGCTATTAAAGCACTTGCCGCTGAGCGAGTGTTTAATCAATTTGAAGAGCTAACACCGTTGCAAAAAGATATCTTGTCACCTATTTCAATGTTGTCAGACAGTAAGGAAGGCGAGCTGCTGCTCAATCACTTAAGTTCGCTGATCATTCCTTTTCCACAAATGAGCGAAACAACAATTAAAAAGCTATTTAAAAAAATAAAAAAATTAAAGGTGCCTGCTACAATTAAAGACAATCTAAACTTCTGCTCCTATATTGGGTGGAATGATTATGGAGCCAATAAAAAATATCTTATCGTAGAACATCATGGAAAGTTAATTGGAGTTGCGGGTGAATTTAACCGTATTCAGGATAAAGGTGTATGTACCATTTGTCATCGTATTTCTGATGTAGGGTTATTTATGAACCAGAAAAAAGCAAGCTCAGACGGCACGTTTACAAAGCGTGGAAACTATATTTGCCAAGATAGTGAATGGTGTAATAATCACTTAACAAATCGAGATAAGTTAACTGAATTTATTGAGTGGTTATATTAA
- a CDS encoding CD3324 family protein: MKYVNATTVLPTELVKELQKYVQGETIYVPSTTRKEWGACSGTREWTKKRNCDIKTAFQEGHTIYELAEQYFLSVETIKKIVYKK, encoded by the coding sequence ATGAAATATGTGAACGCAACGACGGTTTTACCTACTGAGCTAGTTAAAGAACTTCAGAAATATGTTCAAGGAGAAACAATTTATGTGCCAAGTACAACCCGAAAAGAATGGGGAGCGTGCTCAGGTACGCGAGAGTGGACGAAAAAACGAAATTGTGACATTAAAACAGCATTTCAAGAAGGCCATACAATATATGAACTAGCAGAGCAATACTTTTTATCTGTTGAAACAATTAAAAAGATTGTCTATAAAAAGTAG
- a CDS encoding YvrJ family protein, translating to MTDWLSLISDVGFPVVVTLYLLHRIEAKLDMVVTSIQKLPYELRQRENKST from the coding sequence ATGACGGATTGGCTTTCTTTAATTTCAGACGTTGGCTTTCCGGTTGTAGTGACGTTATATTTGCTACATCGGATTGAAGCAAAGCTTGATATGGTTGTAACGTCAATTCAAAAGTTACCGTATGAGCTAAGGCAGCGGGAAAATAAATCAACTTAA
- a CDS encoding DUF2798 domain-containing protein, translating to MPTTKKQEVYFGMMMCLGMVFIMTTYNFMLSGMLDVLTPLQMLKEMIIIFIIALALELIIVGPIAHKVVFSLPFKKEKKLYMILTLSTCMVIGMVFFMSIYGLIHASIAGSLTNQHVLTSFFTIFSKNIMIAYPAQILIVGPAVRFLFSRFLSIKQASSL from the coding sequence ATGCCAACAACAAAAAAACAGGAAGTTTATTTTGGGATGATGATGTGCCTAGGTATGGTGTTTATTATGACAACGTATAATTTCATGCTAAGTGGAATGCTGGACGTGCTAACCCCGCTGCAAATGCTAAAAGAAATGATAATTATTTTTATTATTGCTCTTGCACTTGAATTAATAATAGTAGGTCCTATAGCTCACAAAGTTGTCTTTTCGCTACCTTTTAAGAAAGAGAAGAAACTTTATATGATCTTAACTTTATCTACTTGCATGGTAATAGGAATGGTGTTTTTCATGTCAATCTATGGACTTATTCATGCATCTATCGCTGGTTCTCTGACAAATCAACATGTACTAACTAGTTTCTTTACAATTTTTTCAAAAAATATAATGATCGCCTACCCAGCACAGATTCTTATTGTAGGACCTGCTGTCCGATTTCTCTTTTCAAGATTTCTTTCTATTAAACAAGCCTCTTCTTTGTAA
- a CDS encoding disulfide oxidoreductase has product MKKTLIGSWIVAIVATLGSLSFSELFNFIPCTFCWYQRILMYPLVLILGVAVYEQNDRICKYVLPFSVVGMLVSGYHYALQKIPALQAFETCTSGIPCSGQYINWLGFITIPFLAFVAFTIITVLMVMLKRQK; this is encoded by the coding sequence ATGAAAAAAACGTTAATAGGAAGCTGGATTGTTGCAATTGTTGCAACTCTTGGCAGCTTATCGTTTAGTGAATTATTTAATTTTATTCCATGTACATTTTGCTGGTATCAGCGAATTTTAATGTATCCACTTGTGCTCATTTTAGGCGTAGCTGTATATGAACAAAATGACAGAATTTGTAAATACGTACTGCCTTTTTCAGTGGTAGGTATGCTTGTATCAGGCTATCACTATGCATTACAGAAAATACCTGCATTACAAGCGTTTGAAACATGCACAAGCGGTATACCTTGCTCAGGTCAGTATATTAATTGGCTTGGTTTTATTACAATACCATTCTTAGCATTTGTCGCGTTTACAATCATTACAGTTTTAATGGTAATGTTAAAAAGACAAAAATAA
- a CDS encoding DsbA family protein — MAKSKKKGKTGAQKKQSANSKWLFWTIGIVSVAVLAFIIFGNINKGSEQADISYENQPFLGKENAPVEVIEFGDYKCPHCKEFNNTFFQLIDQDYIQTGKVKFYFMNYAFINVDSTRSAQFAETVYKELGNDTFWKFHKLLYEKQPDSAGAETQDIFTDQFLQDTLSEVANEEDVQKVVKAYENEEFKEAFRKDMSYAKKLNVSGTPALFVDGKPFEGSTAEDFDKMVKEAAEKKGQE, encoded by the coding sequence ATGGCAAAGTCAAAGAAAAAAGGAAAAACAGGAGCTCAAAAAAAGCAGTCTGCAAATTCTAAATGGTTGTTTTGGACAATTGGAATTGTGAGCGTCGCTGTTTTAGCGTTTATTATCTTTGGTAATATCAATAAAGGCAGTGAACAAGCTGATATTAGTTACGAAAATCAACCATTTTTGGGGAAAGAAAATGCACCAGTTGAAGTAATTGAATTTGGTGATTATAAATGTCCTCATTGTAAAGAGTTCAACAACACGTTCTTTCAATTGATTGATCAAGATTACATTCAAACAGGCAAAGTGAAGTTTTACTTTATGAACTATGCCTTTATTAACGTAGACTCAACTCGTTCGGCTCAGTTTGCTGAAACGGTTTACAAAGAGCTAGGCAATGATACATTCTGGAAGTTCCATAAGTTGCTTTACGAGAAGCAACCTGATTCAGCAGGTGCTGAAACGCAGGATATTTTTACAGATCAATTTTTACAAGATACCCTTAGTGAGGTAGCAAATGAGGAAGATGTGCAAAAAGTAGTGAAAGCTTATGAAAACGAAGAGTTTAAAGAAGCGTTCCGAAAAGACATGTCTTATGCCAAAAAACTAAACGTTTCTGGAACACCAGCTCTTTTTGTAGATGGAAAGCCGTTTGAAGGATCAACTGCTGAAGACTTTGATAAGATGGTTAAAGAAGCAGCTGAGAAGAAGGGACAAGAATGA
- a CDS encoding M56 family metallopeptidase, with the protein MNKKQSLILFYASILVAISLLVQMTVYLINPDHHLNVFTLCYHAVEHIGWKWAQYVLYGFVVYTLLLVFWKLTKQLWLLSQFHYQIKVSKVSSLTCYIDKHENIYQGVIVVKSPRPFALTKGFLKPQIVVSTNLVNLLNEKELEAVLYHEGFHARNKDPLKIFLLSLCASTLWYLPVLRWSNERYKLISELLADRAAINSLDSPLPIGSALLKLIKYQREQASCTYAPFAETAVNYRIKCLVNPRMTITWNIPTFTMVKSVTVFVLLWSVFAY; encoded by the coding sequence ATGAATAAAAAGCAATCTCTTATTCTTTTTTACGCATCCATACTAGTAGCCATTAGTTTGCTTGTACAAATGACAGTTTATCTCATAAATCCAGATCACCATTTAAATGTGTTTACTCTATGCTATCACGCTGTAGAGCATATCGGTTGGAAGTGGGCACAGTATGTTTTATATGGGTTTGTGGTTTACACTCTTTTGCTGGTTTTCTGGAAGCTAACTAAACAGCTTTGGCTTTTGTCCCAATTTCATTATCAAATCAAAGTCAGTAAAGTATCAAGCTTAACTTGTTACATAGACAAGCATGAAAATATTTATCAAGGGGTTATTGTAGTCAAATCCCCCCGTCCGTTTGCTTTAACTAAAGGATTTCTGAAGCCTCAAATTGTTGTTTCAACGAACTTAGTTAACCTGTTAAATGAAAAGGAACTTGAAGCAGTGTTATATCATGAGGGGTTTCATGCGCGCAATAAAGATCCACTGAAAATTTTTCTTTTATCATTGTGCGCGTCCACACTGTGGTATCTCCCTGTGCTTAGGTGGAGCAATGAACGTTACAAATTAATAAGTGAACTATTAGCTGATCGTGCTGCAATTAATTCACTAGATTCACCACTTCCAATTGGAAGTGCGCTTTTAAAGCTGATTAAGTACCAAAGGGAGCAAGCTTCTTGTACATATGCACCCTTTGCGGAAACAGCAGTAAATTATCGCATAAAGTGCTTAGTAAATCCAAGGATGACTATCACCTGGAACATTCCAACATTCACGATGGTAAAGTCAGTGACAGTGTTTGTACTGCTTTGGTCAGTATTTGCTTATTAA
- a CDS encoding BlaI/MecI/CopY family transcriptional regulator, producing MKIQQFKFKESGLNRFFGPLEAKVMECIWRGKQMTIKDVQIALEKDKVVNFNTVMTVMNRLVEKGLLDKRVKGRVSVYQPVLSQQEFLEGQSKELTSELIDEFGLLAVSHMLDAVEEADEELLLLLEQKIKTLKASEEI from the coding sequence ATGAAGATTCAACAGTTTAAGTTTAAGGAAAGTGGCTTGAATCGTTTTTTTGGACCTCTAGAAGCAAAGGTAATGGAATGTATATGGCGTGGAAAACAAATGACTATTAAAGATGTTCAAATTGCCCTTGAAAAAGATAAGGTAGTCAATTTCAATACGGTTATGACCGTTATGAATCGTCTTGTAGAAAAAGGGCTATTGGACAAGCGCGTAAAAGGAAGAGTTTCCGTTTATCAACCTGTGCTGTCACAGCAGGAATTTTTAGAAGGGCAATCTAAGGAATTAACGTCTGAATTAATTGATGAATTTGGACTTTTGGCCGTGAGTCATATGCTAGATGCAGTAGAAGAAGCAGATGAAGAGCTGCTTTTGCTTTTGGAACAAAAAATTAAAACGTTAAAAGCGAGCGAGGAAATATGA
- a CDS encoding DUF2922 domain-containing protein: MKTLTMQFLNLEQKTVGISIEQPKEGLEATDIGAVMDQILASNVFTSNGGTLTSKKGAQIIERNITEFEI; the protein is encoded by the coding sequence ATGAAAACATTAACGATGCAATTTTTGAATTTAGAACAAAAAACAGTGGGTATTTCAATTGAGCAACCAAAAGAAGGACTTGAAGCTACTGACATTGGCGCAGTAATGGATCAGATTCTAGCAAGCAATGTTTTCACATCAAATGGTGGAACGCTTACATCAAAAAAAGGCGCACAGATTATTGAGCGAAACATAACGGAATTTGAAATCTAA